The genomic window TTATTCATTATATCTATCCAATTATGTCCTGATACAACAAACTCAAGATTATCATTTAAATTTTTCTTTAAATATTCTAATATAGTTGGATTTACACCATCAGCTATATAATAAGACATTTTATATATTGGGCTTTCTATTTCACTAAAAGAGTTTAAAATTACTAAAGGTACTTCATTGAAATTAAATTTATCTATAAGGTCATTTGATGGATTTATTACATATGCTTCATTTTCTCCTGCTAAAAATAATAGCTCGTTCATTCCACAGTTCAGATTTAGTACATCTTTCAGATTTTCTTTAGAAATACTATTTGAATAAAGAATTTTTCCATTATTATTATATTTAATAAGTGCTCCATTATGAGCAATGAATAACATATCCGTTTTAACCTTTTTAAAATTATTATTGAGCTGAGAATAAAATCTGCCACTAGCGGCTACAAATTGTATATCCTTTTTATTAAGAGTGTGTATCAAACTAAATATTTTTTCATTGATAGTACCTTTAGTACTTACCAAAGTACCATCCATGTCAGTTGCTATAAGCTTTATCATCAGTACATCCTCCTTTTATTAGATTTAATTAATATATTTCATTCAAAAGAATAGATACTCCCTTTTTAATTTCATGATTATTTACACTACTTATACTTAATCGTAGTAGGTTGTTGTTTATATAGTTATTTAAGCAAAATATCTTTGGATTTTCAAGTAATATATTTTTAGCATTTAGTCTTTGGATAATATCTTTAGTGTTTATTCCACTAGTAATTTCAAAACTTGCAAAAAAACCTGAGTTAGGAACATGCCATATTATGTTAGAATTATATGAGTTTTTTATTAATTCATTAAGATAACTCATTCTTTCAGAATATATTTTTCTAAGCTTTTTTATATGAGAATTAAACATACCACTTTTTATATAAACTTTCTACAATCTGTACTAGTCCACATTAAGATTTTTATCATTGCCTGAAATACATATCTTTTTTATACTTTAACTGTACTATAAAAATATTACATAAACAAATTTAATGATTAGCTAATCACATATAGATTTAATAAATACTAACTTATAAAATTTTTCATTATGTTAATCAATTGTGAAAAATTAGCTTTAATAATCACTAAAAAGGAGTATGTACTATGAAATATCTATACACTAAGAATAAAAGCAAGATTACATTAAATTTTTACCTGAAGTTAAAAAAGTGATATTGACAAGCAAGGGTAAGATAATATTTCCATTGGCTTTATCAGCAGGATTTCTATTACTTGGATTATACAGTTATTTAGGTGCTTTTCTATATGAGAGTGTAGGTCTAGATTATTTTCAAGTTGGGATTATAATAATGTTTTATGGTTTTGCATGTATGATTGCTGGTTCTCAAGTAGGTCAGTTAGTCAAGAAATTTGGACAGAAAATAATAATTATAATGGGCGGATGTTTAGCTTTATGTTCATCGGTTTTATTAATATTTTTTCATGCTGGCAAGCTGTTTGGATATCAACAATTAGTTTAGGATTTGGATATATTTTAATTCAATCCATATTAGCAACAATAGCTTTTGATATAGTATCTGAGACTAAAGGGCTTTCTTCGGGGCTAATTGGATTATGTCTTTTTAGTGGAGGAGGATTAGGAACTGCTTTTAGTGGGTATTTGCTTTCACGAGTAACTTATAGAACCCTTTGGACTATTATGGCCTTTGGAATTATTTCTTTTATTTTACATTGTAGGCAAACTAAAATTTGATAAAATATAGAATAAAATATTTAGGCTATATTTAAAATTTTTTGAAGTAGAAAAAATAAATAAAGCGTTTATTGAAGTTGTTTGAATAGTTTGATAAAATCAAGGTGGGTTGATAAAAATGAATATAGATTGATTATAATATTATAACTATATTAGAATAAATACAGGGGGAGTATTAGATGAGATATATTGATTTAAGAAGTGATACAGTTACAAATCCTACAGACAAAATGAGAGAAGCTATGTTTAAGGCAGAAGTAGGTGATGATGTTTATGGCGATGATCCTACTATGAAGGAACTTGAGGAATATGGAGCAAAAATAGTGGGAAAAGAGGCCGCTTTATTTGTTCCAAGTGGGACTTTTGGAAATCAACTTTCTCTTTTCACTCATTGTAATAGGGGCGAAGAAGTTATACTTGGTGATGATTGTCATATTGTAGCTCATGAAGTTGGAGCATCTTCTGTAATTGCAGGTGTTCAACTTAGAACAATAATGAGTAACAAAGGAGAATTAGATCCAAAAGAAATAGAAAAAAGAATAAGAAGGTCAGAGGAAGATATACATTTCCCAGGTACTGGTCTTATTTGTTTGGAAAATGCACATTCTAATGGAAGAGTTATATCTTTAGAAAATATGAAAGAAATATATGATATAGCTAAGAAACATAACTTACCTGTTCATTTAGATGGAGCTAGGTTGTTTAATGCTGCAGAGTATTTAAAAGTGGATGCTAGTGAAATAGCAAAGTGTTGTGATTCTGTTATGTTTTGTTTATCAAAGGGGTTATGCGCTCCTGTAGGTTCTATATTGGCTGGTAGCAAAGAATTCATAGATAAGGCAAGAAAAAAGAGAAAACTAATGGGTGGCGGACTTCGCCAAGCAGGTTTTTTAGCAGCAGCAGGGCTTATAGCATTAAAAGAACAAGTAAAATATTTAAAAAATGATCATGAAAATGCAATTTTTATGGGAGAAGAGCTTTCAAAGATAAAAGGAATAGAGGTTAGAAAAGAGGATATACACATAAGTATGGTGTTTTTCTCAATAAAGAATACTAGTTGTAGTAGTGAAAAATTTGTTGATGGTTTACTTAAAAAGGGAATAAAAATTAATGGGGAAGAAAATGGTGAGATAAGATTTGTAACTAATTACTGGGTTACTAGAGAAGATGTTATTTATGTAATAAATTGTGTAAAAGAATTGGTGGAGTAAATTTACTGGAGGAATAATATTGATAAACAAAAAAACAAAAGATATAAAAATGGCAAAAAAATATTTAATAGAAAATAAAGTATCTTTAGTAATCGTAAAAGATGGACAGGTTATTATAGAAGAGTCAGGTAGAGGAATAAAGCCGTTATTTAAAGCTGTTTTAGAAAAAGCTGAAATTATTGATGGCGGAGTACTTGCAGATAAGGTTATAGGAAAAGCAGCAGCTATGTTAGCTGTAAAAGGAAATATAAAAAAAATATATACAAAGATGATTAGTGAAAGCGCCATTCAAGTTTTAAGTAACAACGATATATCTGTAGAATATGAGCTGAAAGTTCCTTATATATTAAACAGAGATAAAACAGATTCATGTCCTGTAGAAAAAATGGCTAAATATGAAGATGACACTGAGAGGCTTATAGAAAAAATAAAGGAGTTTTTAAAGTATTAGTTTTTATTACAAATTCTCATTTTTAATGTAGGTTATAAATGTAGGTTATACTTTAAGAAAATGAATAACGGCAGAGGAATAGGTTTTCTAAATATATGTAGTTATCCATTAAACCTTCATTAAGCAAAGAAATACTAAAGGTGTATTCTTCTAAAAATGCTACTCTCGATATAGGGAGTCTATTCCCAAGCTCGGCTGTCGGAGTCCGTTCCGACAATTACGAATTTTTAGAAACCTACACCTTAAGTATTTCTAGTTGCTACTTCAAAGTTTAATTGGGTAACTGCCTATATAAGAAAACCTTATTCCTATGCCTTGATTTTTTATGAATAATACAGTTTAAAATGTATATTGTTGTTGATTTCATATAATTTTAAAAATAGCATTTTTTAAAATTAGAGATTGAACATAATAAGAATTATCTTTAATATTATACTAAATAAACAATTTTCAAAATATATTAAATTTTTTAAAAAAAGCTATTGACAAATGAATTTTGTATATATATAATGTTAATAAGAATTTAATAATTCACTATAATAAAGCGGAGACGGAGAGAAAAATACTTTGTTTTTAACTACAGAGAGCCAATGTATGCTGGAAATTGGCGTTAAGATAAGTATATAATGATCACTCCTGAGCAGCCAAATTGAAAGAGCGTTTTGAGTAAATAAGGCCGGTAGTCACCGATATCTGACTATGGTTAGGTAAATTTCTAGAGATTTACGTCGACCTGAATAATGAGTCATTTCAATAGAAATGTAAACTAGGGTGGTACCACGAAGATAATCTCTCGTCCCTATGGAATATATAATATATTTCATAGAGTCGAGAGTTTTTTATTTACAAATAAAGAAAAAATGTTTTTGTGTTTATTATTAAATAAACAGATAAGTTTTTATCCATGATATTAACATCTTTAACTTTTACTTAAAAAGGTGGTAGCTTTAGGGTGTTAGATACGGGTAAATTAGTAAAGGGGCA from Clostridium sp. MB40-C1 includes these protein-coding regions:
- a CDS encoding HAD family hydrolase; translated protein: MIKLIATDMDGTLVSTKGTINEKIFSLIHTLNKKDIQFVAASGRFYSQLNNNFKKVKTDMLFIAHNGALIKYNNNGKILYSNSISKENLKDVLNLNCGMNELLFLAGENEAYVINPSNDLIDKFNFNEVPLVILNSFSEIESPIYKMSYYIADGVNPTILEYLKKNLNDNLEFVVSGHNWIDIMNKGINKGTAVKILQEKFKITSQNTMVFGDYYNDLPMFKVAHHSYAMKNAPEDVKKNAKFIAESNDNDGVYNVLYKYTTAL
- the ltaE gene encoding low-specificity L-threonine aldolase, whose translation is MRYIDLRSDTVTNPTDKMREAMFKAEVGDDVYGDDPTMKELEEYGAKIVGKEAALFVPSGTFGNQLSLFTHCNRGEEVILGDDCHIVAHEVGASSVIAGVQLRTIMSNKGELDPKEIEKRIRRSEEDIHFPGTGLICLENAHSNGRVISLENMKEIYDIAKKHNLPVHLDGARLFNAAEYLKVDASEIAKCCDSVMFCLSKGLCAPVGSILAGSKEFIDKARKKRKLMGGGLRQAGFLAAAGLIALKEQVKYLKNDHENAIFMGEELSKIKGIEVRKEDIHISMVFFSIKNTSCSSEKFVDGLLKKGIKINGEENGEIRFVTNYWVTREDVIYVINCVKELVE
- a CDS encoding DUF1893 domain-containing protein → MINKKTKDIKMAKKYLIENKVSLVIVKDGQVIIEESGRGIKPLFKAVLEKAEIIDGGVLADKVIGKAAAMLAVKGNIKKIYTKMISESAIQVLSNNDISVEYELKVPYILNRDKTDSCPVEKMAKYEDDTERLIEKIKEFLKY